A stretch of DNA from Apis cerana isolate GH-2021 linkage group LG8, AcerK_1.0, whole genome shotgun sequence:
AGTTTGCTTATTTGGGCTACGTTTTTGTAACCATATTGATAAACCTTTTACAGGATCCATAACATATCCATTAATATCTACTCCATATTTACGAATCCCAAATAAgcctataataaataaataataatatttttggaataagtaaaaatattaagaaaattatgattattattcatacatGTAGCAGATcgatccattttaaataatggtgGAGTATTGAATTCTGCCCGTACTTCATAACATTCTTCTCTCCATCCTCTTAATGTTATGAATTTTCCACCTGCACGCCATTCTTTTAAAACTTCTTCAACTCGAGCACTTCTTTCTGCATAGTCTCTGAATGCTGGATTTAGTTGTACATATTCAGGATGTACTTGAAATACCttcaagataatatttaaaataaatattaaaattctataaattattctacaatTCAATATATGAATACCTgtggataatttaataattctttcattacATCTGGACGTACAAGGCCAACTTGTTGACCATCAACAACAAATGCTCTGCATTCCCCTGCATGAAAACCTAAGAAACATtaagaatatcgaaatattattattcattaatatattaccataaaatttaataaataagaaatatataagatctatttatatatactataaaatgctaataatataataaaaagaaaaataaaatataaaacaaatttaataagaattatatatttttattattataaaaatataacatagtataatattaatcatattacgtttttaaatctaaaaaaaaaaaaaatactaaaaatttttattattaaatagatttggtttatatttatatttatatttaaacttatataacaaaacattattatatttctagatTATCGGATATAGATAATACGAATTCTTATCCGTtgataaatatacgtatatatgtatatgtaacaagaatttattcaaaatatttattatcagaaaaatgggaagaattttacaaataataaaaaaataatagatgcgataaattttgcgaatattatttatatttccaaaaaatatagaCAGAGTTTTTGTTAATCCACTGAAAATATGAGAAAGAATACACAACAAACTCGAAATCAATATCTTAGTAGACAGGACGGAAAGCCATACGTTTCTGTCGtaatcattagaaaattaattcattgatataaaaaaaaagaccagacatgtttaaatattaataatacgacTTACCTGACAGGTAGaagcaattaaatttgttagcAAGTTTCAATAAACGTGACATAGGTTTCTTATCACTATCCGTCATGATATTTCGCTGTCGTTAACCAACTGTGACAAAAAATTCTGgcatagaatatattatttcagacAGGAACTTCACTTTAGAATTTCTCCACCTAAGAAATGGAATTTGGActgaaatcattatatatgattGGTTCGTATCTTGTTTTGtgtacttttcattttttcatagattTAGAGATAAGAtaactaaatttatttcttatgtcATACAAcacagatttctttttttattgtaatggaaaataatcattgataatattaataatttataattgtcttcatttatagaaaataatacgcagctttgtttttattaaatattgtatacttttttttttaaatgaaatcttaaatatgcaaatttttaaaaattaaactgacatttataataaatctgatAATAACAtcgtgataatttttataatataaaagaaaaattattacatacaatttttgtaatatataataaattgtttacaaaagcaaaaagaatgtttaatattttattttaataatatttaaaaacaataaaaaagctTATCATTTAAAcattgtttcaaatatattcctaTATTCCCAATAGATAGCGCTAAAGACATACATAGAATACACTGATACATAGAATATACTGTTTACAATaagagttttaaatttatatattctacaaattttacttaaaaaatgaaagtgaaaAGAGCTGTAAAAGCGTCATCGTCTTCCGAATCCGATTCGGAATGTAATTCATCAGACGAAGAAgtaaatactatttatatttcaaaatatttaatataattcttttctaacCTATATTTTTTCACGTGTATAGTTGAGACAAGCTTATGCAGAAGGTTTATTAAAACCTGGTTTAAATgtagttgaaaaaaataaaaaagcaccAAAAAATTGCGttgtaagtataatataattaaatgtatgaatacaaaaaaataatgagagGATCATAATTGGGATCATTTTTAGTCTCTTATGAAAAAGAAgctagaagaaattaaattgaatttaccaTGGATTGAAAGATTAGATTTGATCAATGCACCAGCACCTTTAGCGCCAGAATTGGCATTGCAAATGCAAGAACAGGAAGACAGACGTGCGAAGCAATTGAaagggaataaaaaattacctcAATATGATCCAGCAGATGATCCTGTTCTAAATGATTTTCGTAGAGAAACAATGTTTCACAGACAGGCACAAGCTGCTGTTATGGAGGGTATTGCCCGATTAAAAAAACTTGGTATTCCAACAATTAGACCAGATGATTATTTTGCTGAAATGGCAAAATCAGATGCTCATATGCATAAGGTCAGAGAAAATCTAATGAAACAACAGACAATAGCGCAAAGATCAGAAAAGGTTAGGCAATTGAGACAACAGAGGAAAATAGGAAAACAAATGCAGATAGAAGCAACTTTGAAAAAACATgcagaaaagagaaaattattagaagaagTCAAAAAGTATCGTAAGGGTGTAAGAAAAGATCTTGATTTCTTAGAAGATAAACAGAAACCTCAAGGCAAAGCAGTGGATCAAAAAGCAGCAGCAAAACGTAAAATGAGGGATGCTAAATTTGGTTTTGGTGGTAAAAAAAGAGGTAGCAAAAAAAACACAAGGGCAAGTTCCGCAGATGTGTCAGAATATAAAAGACCTTCACTACCAGGAAaagatttgaagaaaaaaaaaggaaaatcaaaGCAGAGATTAGGAAAAAGTCGTAGGATACAGAtgaaagcaaagaaaaaacgttaatagcgataaattaattgacaaaatattttatataattaaatggcatttacttgtaaaataaatattttatgtaatcttgatatttttcgttattatttcttattttttatcgaaatattttcggaATCTCGTTTGGTAGACAATGAACAATTGCAAACTGGACTcgacaaaagaatttttattacatatgtaaCTACGTTCAAATGCATCTAATGTGAAAGCATTCAAACGTATGCAAAGATAGATTgcgtaaagatatatatatatagaacaaaaaaaatctttttctctttcccaaGTTAGATAACATACTGTTTCGTATTCAAATGAACAACATTTGAAACCTATATACGATATTTTCgaacttaattatattttctatacgtaatattttctctttatgcacgttgaaaaaattatcatcgatgttaataattcaatgcataatttaatattgattgaaattttacaatgGAACGTCGTTGTTAGAAGATTGGTAAAATTTCCATtacagaaaatgaaagaaattaaattttatcgcgCACATATTAAGTAACAACTAAACAAAACAAAGGGAacaaagtaatatataaaagaacgGTAGGAGGTTGCATGATGGATAACTTAATCTACAAAGTGACTctccaatatttttcgatccaTTCAATAATGCCccattaaattatgaaaaatcgaGAAGGATATGGGCAAATGATAATAGCACGAGCACGTGAATCAGAATAATCTCTCCATAATATCGATACCGGCAGAATATTTAACATGTGTCGTCCATTAGACAATCCACTGTATCTACAGGGCTTGTAACATGCATAGGAATGCGATTACACCGCATATTACATGCGCAGCCACGTTTGCATTCGCATagagatatgtatatacacataacCCCTTTCCTTCACCAATCGTCCCTTGATTccacataatattaattatttattctgataaaaaattaaaatgctttaaaattaaacaatttttttactatttaatttacagagcatttcaaactttaatgggtaaaaatatgaatgaaaatttatcatatctcATTctcgaagataaaaaaagatcatacgatatcataaatttttagaacttatttattaaatctttaatattaatataattgcttggaaaaaatatataaacataaatgttACGAAccattatcttaaaaatggatcattgagaaaaaaattagagattAGCAATATGTACTCGTGATTGAATTCTTCATATTAATTTGGCGAATAAAAATACCATGCGATCGTGTTGTATGCATAAGGCTTGACCATTTGTGTGCAATCGCGCGAACGTGGccgtgtatattttttacaatagccCCGggttattgtatttaaatccAGAAGCACTCTCGCGCTGTATTCTCCGCTCTGTCTGACGCAGACACGAGATCTAAAATAGATCACCCGTGTAATGTGTTTTTTGTCGCATTCGGGGgtcatatgaaaaaaagaattgaattttcccTTCACTCGGTTTCTCTCAggaaatttatcattgaaaaaaattacattttttttttaagaggtAATACCTCTAACGAGCTACTTGTCTCGTATCTTCTGACCTCGTTAAAACTTCCCTTATTCGTCTTGATGCTACGAAAACTCGTAAAATAGCGAAATTATCGTACTTTAGGTTATTGCAGGTGACTATGCTCCCAATAATTGTTGAAACCAAGttgttgttaatattttaaatttacctgATAATTTaacgtttgaaaataaaatagaacgcGCGATGTAAAAttaccaatatttttatctttaatggtataacaaagaaatgataaaatattaatctaaagtgaatatttcaaaaaaatgaggATAATAAACCGTACGATTTACACGATCAGATTCAAGAAATTCATGGCAAGAGCACAGCCAGTAGTGtatgaatttatcgaataaattcgaGAGGTTTTCCCGTGTATGGGACCACACACGTGATTCCGTGGCTCGAGGACGGAAATATGGACAGGTATCTCGCGCAGATATTTGTATTGATGACAACCGCGGCATGACATGTATCCTCCGTCGGTCGCTAATGGGTGAAATTTGTTTCGCCATTGCCTTCGGGCAATTTTACCCGATTTCAAATTTCACCGAATTCACGTACCTTTCCCCTCGCCTCCCGTATACGACCCACCATGGTGTTTCGTGTTCACGGAAACCTGACAAGACGATAAAATATCCATCTCAATTATTTAGACCCGTTTCGCGGAAAATTCAGATCGGTATTAATCGATGGGGCGCGTTGATAAATTGATGCAAACTTTCTTTCGCCAATGTTAAAGTAACTCTAATAAGCGGTATCACAGAATCACACAGATTATCGTTGGATCTTTTAATGGAAGTATGGAAGTGGAGAGATTATTTTTGCGAATgtagaaatttctttattcttagATATATCATCGTGATCATCAAAAGAATAGGcggtttcttttattttccagacagagtttttaaatttatttaaaatcggcCATTTGGGATAATAAAGTGGGTTAAATCTACAATATCGTAAAATCGTGTGTGCACGAACGGTACGGATCCGTTTGCAACTCGAGAAATAGAAGACGAATGTCGATAAGTCAGAAACGGTATAACGAAATCGAAACCCCCCGTGGATTTTAGCATAAAAATAGTACGACGTCCGATGTATTCGGTGCGTTGAaggatataaaacatttttcagaTATCTCCGCTCGACATGATAGACTTTATCCGACTGGTAACGAAAACCATTTCGAAAATGGATTTGGCAAAGCCTTTTAGgattgaacgaaaaaaaaaaaagagagagagagaataaaaaaataaagaaaaagaaaacaagagTTCTCCacgatacatatattaaacagagaaatttttatgaatactttaaagtaaattttcatgttccttttctctttctatcttttttttattttttttaaattctcttctatctctcttttctctttcacaaaattatgaaatgtatAACTATGTTCTTGAAATGTTTCAAATGGAAGTTGTTACCAGGTTACTTTGTAATCCAACGAACTTGTCACAAGTCCTCGGTTGTAACGTTGATTAAAAGTTAGATTACACAAAGTTATtccatttcttgaatttttaactttattccaAACGTCGTTAACAATCGTTTTAAACGCATTTCGGAAATATGACGATAGAGAGTTTCGACTGGAACACTCgatacaataatttcaatattcgatACGTGATCGAATCAACCTCCAtccgattattaattaaataatcagcttcgtatttcttcgaatcaaaaatcaaaatttccaaGCTCTCCTATCTCTTTCATCATATTCACTTTTCTTcaccttttcaaattttcagacTCCAAGTCAAAATACTTTTCCAAACTccaaaatttcaaagttcCGGTGTCTTTTTCGCTAATCCATCCTCACGTATCCCACCTCGCTCTTCGTTACCTATTTCCTCAAATATAATTCCGAAATCCAAATCCAAAGTTTCAGAAAACTTCAAAGTTTCGGTATTTCTTTACCTTCTTTACCTTTTTCAAGTACACTCACCCTCTCACCCATACTTCTCTTCCCCTTTTCGTCAAACGATTTTTCCCGGAAGCGTAAAACGGTGCTCACGTCGGCACGTGGCCGTGTTAGGGGCCGGATCGAATAATACACTCGTCCATAGACGAGATAGTTAGCCCTTGGTTACTTCTACCCCCGTTGTGTTCCATAAAGCTCACGGTAAATCGACTGTGAGCGGGCGCGGAGCAGCCAACGTCGCTCTCTCCCGTGTTCCACGTACGTAGCTTGGGGTGGTGGTAGCACGGAGgcagggggagagagaggatggGAAACCATTATTGAAATGCAGTAAATGGCCGTGAGTTTCAATTGCCCCTGGGTGCTTCGAGCGTGCCGTTAGGAAAGAGAGGCGTCTACCCCTCCCTATCCCTATCCTCCCTGCGCCAGGCCGCGAAACCACCCTTCCACGGATGGGAGGGAATTACGAGAATTCGCAATGATTCCGCTCGCTGTCGGCGCACGAAAACACACGGGGGGAATCCGGGTGATCGGCCTACGGGCTGCCTCGTGTTCGACGGGCTATTACCTCGGTCTAATGCTTTTCCCCAAGATGCTatggattttttcttttcctttcttttcttttttttccagctCGAACTTTGTGCAATTCGCGGCGCGTGAcgcttttcttcctttttttttttgatttctgttttaatttaagttcTTTTGGTattgttctcttttttttatatttggttTTCGTCATTCGAGAATGAGCATCGATTGACTATCTTTTTCatggtttttttttgtttttgttttttaagtaTCATGCATTTTCGATATCACTTTGATCCACGCATCCGATATGAGGGTAAAAAGGGAACATTATATCGATCAATGAGTCGATGTTCATTTTCGATGGCATAGCGGAAATAGATGTTTTGAAAGCGTCTtgatgaagaatttttaatttctttgttcttttttggaaattttttaaaattcgaatcgaattttaatcatatattgaaACTGCAATAGCTTTTGTAATCTTTTTatccgaatttttcttttgttttgtacaaattttatgcaaaatttgcaacgaaatatttattcgacgatttttttttcccccgatgAAAAAGTAAACTAGCAGCGGAAGATACTATTCAATCATTGGCGCGAATAACATGTGATCAATTTCCCAGAATAATTACTGTTTGCAGTTATTACGCATCGTGTGGCGCGTAACATGACACGCAGTATTATTTGAACAACGTGACCgttataatagataaacaaAGCACAACGTTTAACCCTTTCGCCGTGGATGAGATATCACGTGAACAACGTCGTTTCTGCTACGCTGATAAAATTtccagagaaaaattaaatttgccaAATCTTCTCCTAAATAtcacaaacaaataaattttttataatttcttttttttacgattttgtataaaacaagatattatacgtaataatatattaccgTTTCTGTTACAGAATAAACAAAACGAAATAGATTGCGAAGCATTTGCGTTTGACCCGATCTAACCTCGCATAAAGGATGTCGTGTCGCATCGCATAAGTGACATCGCCTCGCGAGAGAAGATATCTGGCCCATAGTGCCAAAAGGATTAATCGTCTCGACGTTCCTCGGATAAAGGTTAGTTCAACTTTAACCTTTGAATACACGATATTTGACAACATCTATCTATATTTTCTCACGTGACATTATGACATTTACTAGGCgtgttaaaatgtatttttaatattgaatgtacgaaattatttataattttgtataaacaaattatttcctatttttcgtgttaaaattcttacctcgcaataataaattgtgaTTTATTCGTGTACCTTATACATTTTACGATCCATAACGATAATCTTTATGCAAATTCAAGAGTTATAACCGAAGGTTAAGCAATCCTTCATAGAAACGATTACGTAGTCGCAGGTTACGCGAAGCACGAATCTAATTGGTTTAATCTACGTCGGCTAATTAGTTGACAGATTAAAATCACGAATGTCCAGGATCCCTGCAGGTGATTCTTCATCCTCGGTTTCTTCCCAATCTTAATTCAAAGTCAACAAATTGtttcaattgaaaaagataagaataattatatatcgaaaatttagaTACGAAACAATATTgaacgatattaaaatcatctgattcttttatcatagatttaaaaattctatttatttactgCATTTAATAACACGTTTCGCATCTTAATCGCGAGGAAAAGATACTATAAGTAAATTCAATGACTATTTAACGATCGAGAAACGTCGaaacgtggaaaatttttatcaaattaataaaacgttgtaaaggatttttttctccccAAACTCGAGAAGAATAACTTCGATTTACGTACAAATATTCTTGCAAAACGattgattttccaaaaaaaaccGATCGTCAAACACATCGACGAAACTATAAACCATAAACTATAATTCCACCACAATTTTCCGAAAACGcctctatttattatttccatatcGTTTTGTACACTTTGGCCCACGACCGGCACGCCGCAAATACGCGAAAAGTGTTGAACAGCGTGGCCAACGTTAACAGTGGGCCAATTTTAAGCTTGCCATTAAATCGACGATCAATTATCGGGTCAGGGAATGGATTTGGGGGGTTGGAAAAACAGGATACTCGTCATCGATACGCGGCCACGTTCGATGGAGGCGGAACAAGGGTCGttgaagggggaggggggcgcAAAACGCGATCGTTTAGGTAACGCAGTCAGGGAGACAAATGCGATATCGCGTCTCTCACGGCGGAATTTCAATGGAGCAGATGATATTCACCGATTCGCAGACGTCGGTAACGAAATTGGACTGGCGTGTCAGTGGCATACCAATAAGCGATACGCGGGCCGGCAAGCCCACGGCCACGCTTTATTTTCATCGCTGAATGTGACGCGACCTATTCGCGAGCAACGAATATTTGTTAGGGAGCCTTGAGAGAACGGACTACGTTCCCTGAGAAAAATCTTTCCACGTTTTTATATCGCTCGTATGAGCCCAAAATCCTCCACGAAGTGTCAGTTTGTAGAAAGTGTTTCGTGTTTCGTGTGATTCTAGAGTCAATTGGGGATAATTCTGATCTCTTGAAGGTATTCGTGACACCTCGAAATGGTGTCTTGTTATTGGCGATCTAATTTAATCCGTTTAAGGGAAACATTGTTATCGGAACTTAgtcgaaattgataaaatattatcaatagactgaattctcaatttttaaaacgatcgaCAGACGGTCGTTTtaacgaaagagaaaatatagacGAACTGCTCTGTTATTTAGACGCGTcacatttttggaaaataatcgtTAATTCCCTCGCGGTTTCCCATTTTTCCACTCGCGTGTCAAAGGAATACGAACAAACGTGTTTCGAAGTGAATGAAAATCGGTATCGTTAAACGCCATCTTCTTCATTGGCCAAGTTCGAAAGATGCAACGATTATATTGACCTGTTTTGCGATGAATGATGAGAAACTCGGCACGATTCGACGAGATACCACAGCGTGATACGAAGGACGGAAACTTCGAAACAAGTTTCATCGGCAAGAACGCTtcgaaattacataattagtattatttctGGTTTCGACGGCGGAGAAA
This window harbors:
- the LOC108002595 gene encoding probable rRNA-processing protein EBP2 homolog, which codes for MKVKRAVKASSSSESDSECNSSDEELRQAYAEGLLKPGLNVVEKNKKAPKNCVSLMKKKLEEIKLNLPWIERLDLINAPAPLAPELALQMQEQEDRRAKQLKGNKKLPQYDPADDPVLNDFRRETMFHRQAQAAVMEGIARLKKLGIPTIRPDDYFAEMAKSDAHMHKVRENLMKQQTIAQRSEKVRQLRQQRKIGKQMQIEATLKKHAEKRKLLEEVKKYRKGVRKDLDFLEDKQKPQGKAVDQKAAAKRKMRDAKFGFGGKKRGSKKNTRASSADVSEYKRPSLPGKDLKKKKGKSKQRLGKSRRIQMKAKKKR